The Desulfohalovibrio reitneri genome contains a region encoding:
- the cydB gene encoding cytochrome d ubiquinol oxidase subunit II, with the protein MLPEIWFFLWGLLWAVYFMLDGFDLGAGTLMPFLAKNDEEKRYVINAAGPFWDGNEVWLIAAGGVTFAAFPQVYATMFSGLYTALMLLLFGLIIRAVSFEFRSKLTGKGWRKLWDTCQFVGSVVPAVLLGVAFANIFQGLPIDSQGIVRGGILDLINPYGLAGGILFLVLFLVHGAIWLAIRTSGPLHERAAHTAVYLWPVQVFAILGFLAMSAATTDLFANYLQTPALFLVLLVPVLGLIAARVYMGTEQWWKAWACSAAVIVGCAFFGIIGLFPRLLPSTINPAYSLTTANASSSDLTLSIMLGVTLVFIPIVIFYQAWTYKNFAHRMDEDDLAYEEAY; encoded by the coding sequence ATGCTGCCTGAAATCTGGTTCTTCCTCTGGGGACTGCTCTGGGCCGTCTACTTCATGCTCGACGGCTTCGACCTGGGCGCGGGCACGCTCATGCCCTTCCTGGCCAAGAACGACGAGGAAAAACGCTACGTCATCAACGCCGCCGGCCCCTTCTGGGACGGCAACGAGGTCTGGCTCATCGCCGCGGGCGGCGTGACCTTCGCCGCCTTCCCGCAGGTGTACGCCACCATGTTCTCCGGCCTCTACACCGCGCTCATGCTGCTGCTCTTCGGCCTCATCATCCGGGCCGTCTCCTTCGAGTTCCGTTCCAAGCTCACCGGCAAAGGCTGGCGCAAACTCTGGGACACCTGCCAGTTCGTCGGCTCCGTGGTCCCGGCCGTGCTGCTGGGCGTGGCCTTCGCCAACATCTTCCAGGGCCTGCCCATCGACAGCCAGGGCATCGTGCGCGGCGGCATCCTGGACCTCATCAACCCCTACGGCCTGGCCGGAGGCATCCTCTTCCTGGTGCTCTTCCTGGTGCACGGCGCCATCTGGCTGGCCATCCGCACCTCCGGGCCGCTGCACGAACGCGCCGCCCACACGGCCGTCTACCTCTGGCCAGTGCAGGTCTTCGCCATCCTCGGCTTCCTGGCCATGTCCGCGGCCACCACGGACCTCTTCGCCAACTACCTGCAAACCCCGGCCCTGTTCCTGGTGCTGCTGGTTCCCGTGCTGGGCCTCATCGCCGCCCGCGTCTACATGGGCACGGAACAATGGTGGAAAGCCTGGGCGTGCTCGGCCGCCGTCATCGTGGGCTGCGCCTTCTTCGGCATCATCGGCCTCTTCCCGCGCCTGCTGCCCTCCACCATCAACCCCGCCTACTCCCTGACCACGGCCAACGCCTCCTCATCGGACCTCACCCTGTCCATCATGCTCGGCGTCACCCTGGTATTCATACCCATCGTCATCTTCTACCAGGCCTGGACCTACAAAAACTTCGCCCACCGCATGGACGAAGACGACTTGGCCTACGAAGAAGCCTACTAG
- a CDS encoding ISL3 family transposase: MRDIDFYAQILGIDHPWHVDDVKLQTGAGRVDVWIDHEPGALWSCPECGRELACRDHAEERTWRHLDTCQFKTFLHARIPRVNCPDHGVRQAQVPWAAPHSRFTLLMERMAIDVITACSTIEGARRLLRISWDETWGIMERAVKRGLSRKEQRNIHYLGVDEKAFRKGHKYMTVVCDLMRGTVEHVAEDRRTASLEAYYQSLSSEQLEAVRAVSMDMWQPYFSATMKWIPEASRKIVFDRFHVMQHVGKAVDTVRRQEHKALMAEGESILKGTRYLWLYGESRLPDKHRPRFDDLKQANLKTAKAWAMKESLQDLWGYMSPGWAKRFLEKWCGWATRSRITPMKKVAQTLRAHMDNVVTFCRHRITNAVAEGLNSKIMAIKRRACGYRNKEHFKTAIYFFCGGLDLYPACKTGATH, translated from the coding sequence ATGAGGGACATCGATTTCTATGCTCAGATTCTTGGCATTGACCACCCCTGGCATGTGGATGACGTGAAGCTCCAGACTGGGGCTGGGCGAGTGGATGTGTGGATCGATCATGAGCCTGGCGCTCTTTGGTCTTGCCCAGAGTGCGGGCGAGAGTTGGCTTGCCGGGATCATGCCGAAGAACGGACATGGAGACATCTAGATACCTGCCAGTTCAAGACATTTCTTCATGCACGTATTCCACGAGTTAACTGTCCTGATCACGGCGTACGCCAAGCACAGGTCCCCTGGGCCGCTCCCCATTCTCGTTTCACCCTGCTCATGGAGCGCATGGCCATTGACGTGATTACGGCCTGTTCGACCATCGAAGGTGCACGCAGGCTGTTGCGTATTTCCTGGGACGAGACCTGGGGGATCATGGAACGAGCCGTCAAAAGAGGCTTGAGCCGCAAGGAACAGCGCAATATCCACTACCTCGGGGTGGACGAGAAGGCTTTCCGCAAGGGACACAAGTACATGACCGTCGTCTGCGATCTGATGAGGGGCACAGTTGAGCATGTTGCTGAAGATCGCCGAACGGCGAGCCTCGAGGCGTATTATCAAAGCCTGAGTAGCGAGCAGCTGGAAGCAGTGCGGGCCGTGAGCATGGACATGTGGCAGCCGTATTTTTCGGCCACTATGAAGTGGATCCCTGAGGCAAGCCGGAAAATCGTCTTTGACCGTTTCCACGTCATGCAACACGTGGGGAAAGCGGTGGACACTGTCCGGCGTCAGGAACACAAGGCCCTGATGGCCGAAGGGGAGTCAATCCTCAAGGGCACCAGATACCTGTGGCTTTACGGCGAAAGCCGTCTGCCGGATAAGCACAGACCTCGGTTCGATGACCTCAAGCAGGCCAACCTGAAGACGGCCAAAGCCTGGGCCATGAAGGAAAGCCTGCAGGATCTGTGGGGCTACATGAGCCCTGGCTGGGCAAAGAGGTTCCTGGAGAAATGGTGCGGTTGGGCCACGCGATCCCGGATCACGCCGATGAAGAAGGTGGCCCAGACCTTGAGAGCTCACATGGACAACGTGGTGACCTTTTGCCGGCATCGAATCACCAACGCCGTGGCCGAGGGACTGAACAGCAAGATCATGGCAATCAAACGCCGAGCTTGCGGCTACAGGAACAAAGAGCACTTCAAGACGGCGATCTACTTCTTCTGTGGTGGATTGGACCTCTATCCGGCCTGCAAAACCGGAGCCACCCACTGA
- a CDS encoding hydantoinase/oxoprolinase family protein, giving the protein MLLGIDVGGTHTDAVAVGFDGVLATAKAVTDHENLLSSVFAVLEKLGERVDLREAERLNLSTTLTTNAIVEGTIEDVGVLVCGGPGIDPGNYRMCRDYHVLSGATDHRGTSLKDLDPGELRQAAESCRENGVLTYACVSKFSPRNPKFERRMAEAVEGQADMVTMGHEMGGRLNFPRRIATAYFNAASWRRFNEFAFAVTRGLEDKGVRCMVNILKADGGTMPLATARKRPVESILSGPAASVMGLVSMCDIALDSIILDIGGTTTDIAVFAQGAPLMENDGIDIGSYPTLVRALMTRSIGVGGDSAISVLGEEVRVGPRRVGPCMCAGGRQPALMDAFNYLARKTGDDTHGDVEASVRGIEEFASERSIPAETLAQKAVDAAVARIEQAAREMVAEINDRPVYTIHELIDGARIVPKKVYVVGGPAKAFRMPLFRAFELSVEVPRHFAVANAVGSALTRTTDEVEVFADTEKLRMYVPSLGVSKAVEPRYGLEDAKRDARRALLKHLREQGIPVREENLQITHASSFAMVDGMRRVGDTIRVAAQIKPGILHRYKNLRGKLC; this is encoded by the coding sequence ATGTTGCTCGGCATTGATGTGGGCGGGACCCACACCGACGCGGTGGCTGTCGGGTTCGACGGTGTTTTGGCCACGGCCAAGGCGGTCACCGATCACGAGAATCTGTTGTCTTCCGTATTCGCCGTGCTGGAGAAGCTGGGCGAGCGGGTGGATTTGCGCGAGGCCGAGCGGCTGAACCTGTCCACCACCCTGACCACCAACGCCATCGTGGAGGGGACCATCGAGGACGTGGGGGTGCTGGTCTGCGGCGGTCCGGGCATCGACCCGGGAAATTACCGCATGTGCCGCGACTACCATGTGCTGTCCGGGGCCACGGACCACCGGGGCACCTCGCTCAAGGACCTGGACCCGGGCGAGCTGCGCCAAGCGGCCGAGTCCTGCCGGGAGAACGGCGTGCTGACCTACGCCTGCGTGTCCAAGTTCTCGCCGCGCAACCCGAAGTTCGAGCGCCGCATGGCCGAGGCGGTGGAGGGCCAGGCGGACATGGTGACCATGGGGCACGAGATGGGCGGACGGCTGAATTTTCCCCGCCGCATTGCCACGGCCTATTTCAACGCGGCTTCCTGGCGGCGGTTCAACGAGTTCGCCTTCGCCGTGACGCGCGGCCTGGAGGACAAGGGCGTGCGCTGCATGGTCAACATCCTCAAGGCGGACGGCGGCACCATGCCCCTGGCCACGGCGCGCAAGCGGCCGGTGGAGTCCATTTTGAGCGGCCCGGCGGCCAGCGTCATGGGGCTGGTGTCCATGTGCGACATCGCCCTGGACTCCATCATCCTCGACATCGGCGGCACCACCACGGACATCGCGGTTTTCGCCCAGGGCGCGCCGCTCATGGAGAACGACGGTATCGACATCGGCTCCTACCCCACCCTGGTGCGGGCGCTCATGACCCGCTCCATTGGCGTGGGCGGCGACTCGGCCATTTCCGTGCTGGGCGAGGAGGTGCGCGTGGGGCCAAGGCGCGTGGGGCCGTGCATGTGCGCCGGGGGCCGGCAGCCCGCGCTCATGGACGCCTTCAACTATCTTGCCCGCAAGACCGGGGACGACACGCACGGCGACGTGGAGGCTTCGGTGCGCGGCATCGAGGAGTTCGCCTCGGAACGCTCCATCCCCGCCGAAACCCTGGCCCAAAAGGCCGTGGACGCGGCGGTGGCGCGCATCGAACAGGCCGCGCGGGAGATGGTGGCCGAGATCAACGACCGGCCTGTGTACACCATCCACGAGCTCATCGACGGCGCGCGCATCGTGCCCAAGAAGGTGTACGTGGTGGGCGGCCCGGCCAAGGCCTTCCGCATGCCGCTGTTCCGGGCATTCGAGCTGTCCGTTGAGGTGCCCAGGCACTTCGCCGTGGCCAACGCCGTGGGCTCCGCCCTCACCCGCACCACGGACGAGGTGGAGGTTTTCGCCGACACCGAGAAGCTGCGCATGTACGTGCCATCCCTGGGCGTGAGCAAGGCGGTGGAGCCGCGCTACGGCCTGGAGGACGCCAAGCGCGACGCCCGCCGCGCCCTGCTGAAGCACCTGCGCGAGCAGGGCATTCCCGTGCGCGAGGAGAATTTGCAGATCACCCACGCCTCGTCCTTCGCCATGGTGGACGGCATGCGGCGGGTGGGCGACACCATCCGCGTGGCCGCCCAGATCAAGCCGGGCATTCTGCACCGCTACAAGAACCTGCGGGGGAAACTGTGCTGA
- a CDS encoding cytochrome ubiquinol oxidase subunit I — translation MEEALLLSRLQFAAATMFHFLFVPVTLGLSLLVAIYETKYVRTGDETWLRMTKFWGKIFLILFAVGVVTGITLEFQFGTNWSRYSAYVGDIFGSLLAIEATAAFFLESTFIGVWVFGWKKLSKKAHMMVMWLVFLGSNLSAIWIILANGFMQNPVGYVMRNGRAELADFGAVLTNSFAWQQFFHTIAGAYMLSAMFVMGISAYHLLRKQHIDFFTRSFKMALPLGLIAALFLAGQGHIHGNEVAHKQPAKLAAMESHWETSKPAAMHLLVIPDEENERNLVEAIRIPSLLSLLAFNDPSAEVKGLLDYPKEDRPPVAITFYSFRIMVGLGGLFILLMGAAWLYRNRLTEKPWLLRSLIWAIPLPFIAIQAGWVVAEVGRQPWIVYGMMRTADAHSPAVVPGQIWFSMIVMCALYAVLGLAGFGLTAHYARKGPENHKS, via the coding sequence ATGGAAGAAGCGTTGCTTTTGTCACGGCTGCAGTTCGCCGCAGCCACCATGTTCCACTTTCTGTTCGTGCCGGTCACCCTGGGGCTTTCCCTGCTGGTGGCCATTTACGAGACCAAGTACGTGCGCACCGGGGACGAGACCTGGCTGCGCATGACCAAGTTCTGGGGAAAGATATTCCTCATCCTCTTCGCCGTGGGCGTGGTCACCGGCATCACCCTGGAGTTCCAGTTCGGCACCAACTGGTCCCGCTACTCCGCCTACGTGGGCGACATCTTCGGCTCGCTGCTGGCCATTGAGGCCACGGCCGCCTTCTTCCTGGAATCCACCTTCATCGGCGTCTGGGTCTTCGGCTGGAAGAAACTCTCCAAGAAGGCCCACATGATGGTCATGTGGCTGGTCTTCCTGGGCTCCAACCTCTCGGCCATCTGGATCATCCTGGCCAACGGCTTCATGCAGAACCCCGTTGGCTACGTGATGCGCAACGGCCGCGCCGAGCTGGCGGACTTCGGCGCCGTGCTGACCAACTCCTTCGCCTGGCAGCAGTTCTTCCACACCATCGCCGGGGCCTACATGCTTTCTGCCATGTTCGTCATGGGCATCTCCGCCTACCACTTGCTGCGCAAGCAGCACATCGACTTCTTCACCCGCTCCTTCAAGATGGCCCTGCCCCTGGGCCTCATCGCCGCCCTCTTCCTGGCCGGACAGGGCCACATCCACGGCAACGAGGTGGCCCACAAGCAGCCAGCCAAGCTGGCGGCCATGGAGTCCCACTGGGAGACCTCCAAGCCCGCGGCCATGCACCTGCTGGTCATTCCGGACGAGGAGAACGAGCGGAACCTGGTGGAAGCCATCAGAATCCCCTCCCTGCTCTCCCTGCTGGCCTTCAACGACCCCTCGGCCGAAGTGAAAGGCCTGCTGGACTACCCCAAGGAGGACCGGCCGCCCGTGGCCATCACCTTCTACTCCTTCCGCATCATGGTCGGCCTGGGCGGGCTGTTCATCCTGCTGATGGGCGCGGCCTGGCTGTACCGCAACCGCCTCACGGAAAAACCGTGGCTGCTGCGATCGCTCATATGGGCCATACCGCTGCCCTTCATCGCCATCCAGGCGGGCTGGGTGGTGGCCGAGGTGGGACGCCAGCCGTGGATCGTGTACGGCATGATGCGCACCGCCGACGCCCACTCGCCAGCCGTGGTCCCGGGCCAGATCTGGTTCTCCATGATCGTCATGTGCGCCCTGTACGCGGTGCTGGGGCTGGCGGGCTTCGGCCTGACCGCCCACTACGCCCGCAAAGGCCCCGAAAACCACAAGTCCTAA